The genomic interval AAATGGACTCTAAGGTACCTAAAGGGAACTCAAAGTATGTGTTTGGAATACAACAAAAGTTTAGAACCATCAAAATCAGTCCAAGGATTTGTAGACTCTAATTTTGCTGGAGATTTAGATAGAAGAAGATCTCTTACAGGATATGTGTTCACAGTGTTTAACAACACAGTCAGTTGGAAAACTAATCTTCAACACATAGTGgcattatcaacaacaaaagcaGAATACGTTGTTCTTGCTGAAGCTGTGAAATAAGGAATTTGGCTAAGAGGATTGATCACTGAACTTGGTGTTAAACAAGAGTCTGTTTGCATAAGTTGTCACAACCGAAGTGCCATTCATTTGAGTAAAAATCAAATGTATCATGAAAGAACCAAGCATATAGAAATCAAGCTTCATTTCATCAAGAATGTCATTCAAAGTGGTAAGATAAATGTGGCAAAGGTGCACACAAGTGACAACTCAGCTGACATGTTTACAAAACCTGTCACACTTAGCAAATTCAAACACTGTTTGGATATGCTGCAAATCAAATCCAGGAACTGAGATCAATGACTAAGAGGATTTGATTTGAAAAATCACAGGCTAAAACTTCTCATTTGGTACCAAGGTGGAGGTTTGTAATATGTGGTACTAAATTAGAAGCCTTTGGAGATAAAATCTGTTTTGGGTAGTTAAtttttagttagttagttgtaaCTACTTTTGCTAGTTAATACTAAATTGTAAACAACTTGTATATAAGCCAAAGCAAGCAATGCTGGCAAAAACAGAGAGAGAGAATATAGAATACAAGCTGCAGTTTTGTAGAAAGTGCAGAAAACTGACAGCATAAGTGTATCAAACACTGTAATCATTTCATCTCATATTAGTGATAATTCAAAGTCGGATCCAGTCCCCCAGACGTAGGAGTTTATCTCTGAACTGAGTTAACAATTGTGTGTGTTCATTTTAGTATTGCAAGGCTTAATTTTGTTTgacagaaaacagagaacgttctccattttgcAATTTGATCATTCTTCgttttattttcatcaatctCTTATCTGAAACCAAGAACATTTTTGGTTTAGAGACTGACTGATCTTCGTTTATAACAAACAGTATTGCTTATGTGGCAGTTAGTGGGGACAGGCAATCGTATATAGGGGAGGAGGGAGCATGGAAAGGGAAtgattttttgtcattttcagtTAGAATTGTATAGGTTGGGCAAAGGGAGTATCATCTCTTCTCCAAGGAGCAACAACTCTAGGGTTACGGGGAGTTTCTCTTCTGTAGTACATCTCGTTTTCCatcaataattcaatttttgtttctcTTGATTTCGGGTTTCTATCATAATGTTACACTAAAGCTGCAGGCCACATGGTTATTTCCCCCCATCCTTTCTGTATGGTAtttctttcatattttgttgAGATTTCTGTTGGGCATGTGAATTATGAAGTACGGAGCTCTGGTTTTCCTTTTGGGAATGGTGGTGGTGGAGGAGTGAGTAGATATTGGGAATCAACCAAACCCCGTTGAAactctaaatttaaatattaattagaaaaattaaCTGACTGCGTGATATTGCGacgttttatatttattgtttgcATTAAGTTTTATCACCGTAAATCATATCATCTAGTGCTAAATTTAGTTGTTGCATCCTTTCTTCTTTTGTCAGCTACCTATTCCTGAGCAGTGAATGAGTGAACACAATCTCTATgtagatatttatttttttaaattgatgtaGGTCATGTAATGCCATATCTGGAAGACCAATTGTGCTTCAATTGATCCCGGCCCTTGGTATCATTGGCTTTGCCATCTTTGGTCTTGAGCCTCTCTTACGCCTGTGCAGGGCTCAATTTCTCCAAGAAGTTAGTATCTTATATTATTCCATGTGTTGTCTAAAGcaattgaatattattattagttgaCATTCTGTTTGATAATATATGTTTTCAGTGGACTGATAAAAGTTGGAAGAAAAGTAATTCACGTTATATCATGACATCTTATTTTCAACCTTTGCTGCTGTGGACTGGGGTAATGCTCATCTGCAGGTATCTTTCTAGATCAGCAAGTCTTTTCCGGAAGTTTGTGAAGTCCTATTGGTATACACCTTGACATAAACTGTTTCAGGGGTTTCGATCCACTTGTCCTACAATCCGAAACCAGTCCGATTATAAAGCAACGGCTGCTGAGTTTTGTAAGATCTTTGTCAACCGTGCTTACATTTGCTTACTGTTCCTCAAGGTAGATTTGATTCCGTGCAGAATTATGTCCACATTTATCACTATTCTAACCATATTACTAATATCTTGCACCTAATTGTAAGATTAGCTTATGTTTTCGTATTGTTGGAACATGATGTAGCGCACacacaactttaaaaaaatgaggGGACGAAAAATGAAGTGCATGCACAGTGAAGAGTCTTCTTGTTTAAGTTAATtctactatattttttatttgatcttttatgatGTTTTATTTAGCTAATATGCAGATTAAGTAATGAGTCCTGTTAACTGTCCTTCCACtttgtaaataataattatttcagCCACTGATTTATTACTGTTATGTGTTTAGATTTAGAGTTCTTACTCctttgttttgtttaaattttaatgtaatacTGTATATCCTATTTTCAGCTTTGTTAGACAAGCGCAAAAGTTCTGTACGGAGACAAACGATTCCAGTAATGAAAGAAATGTACGTTCTTTCAACAGATTCTTGCCATAATAATGGGTTAATTTTGTTCTGGGTCCACTTAAAGCTTTTGATGAATTGTGCCATTCCAAATGAAGATTAGAAAAGTAACCAAACTATGAAAAATAAAGGATGATTTCCCTCATTTTCATGTTGCATATTTTAGTGAGGAAATTCTACAATGTTAATTTTGAGGGCATTCCTAAAATTTAAACGCAAATCTTAATTCAATGTAAAATTGTATTGTGCATGACAGATTAGCATTGATCTTATCGGGAAAACTGTATATACTGCAATATGGGTTGCTTCCGTGTCATTGTTCATGGAGTTGCTGGGTCTTTCCACTCAGAAGTGGTTGACAGCTGGTGGTTTGGGTACAGTGTTGCTTTCACTTGCAGGTCGTGAGGTACAGTTAGGCTCTTTGATACTTTCTACAAGAACAATTAAGTCATcttattcatttcatttttttatggaTAATCCTCTGTATTCGATTTCATTAGATTCCTTAAGAGCAACTCTTCAAGGAATAGTCGTGCCATTCTCACTTCATTTTTTGTGATTCATTTAGATATTCACAAACTTCCTTTCAAGTCTGATGATTCATGCAACTCGGCCGTTTGTCGTGAATGAGAGAatcaaaacaaagataaaaggATATGAGGTTTCTGGTAAAGTTGAGGTTAGTACGTATTACCTAACTTACTGAAAAGGTCATTTGAGAGAACTGAAAAATATAATGTTAGTCCAAAGTGAGTGGTTTCCATTATAAGTGatacatataattatttatttattttttgcattaaaatttcatattttctgTAGCATGTAGGCTGGTGGTCGCCAACAGTAGTTAGAGGTGCTGATTGTGAAGCAGTTCACATTCCTAATCACAATTTGAGTGTAAATGTTGTGAGGAATCTTAGTAAGAAATCTCATTGGCGCATCAAAACTCACCTTGCTATCAGTCACTTTGATGCTAACAAGATTAATGTGAGTACTCTTGGTTTAGTTGCTTTTAAAAAATGTACCGGGACTTTCTGATGGTTATCTCCTCATCTAAAAACTGAGGCAATATCTTTCTTAATTTGCTCATGCAGAGCATTGTAGCTGATATGCGCAAGGTTTTGGCCAAAAATCCTCTAGTAGAGCAGAGAAAATTGCACAGAAGGGTTTTTCTGGAGGATATCAATCCAGAAAATCAGGCTCTTATGGTTGATACCTTTTTTCTCttcatattttatatgattatgaattccattttcttttttatttttagtattggTTCTGAAAGACATTTATAAGGCTAATCTTGAGATGCATCTGATATCATAGCCAGGGAAAAGTACCTTGTAGCTTTGAATTTAAAGCACTGCTTTCCTCTGCTTGTTTAAATTTCTAAAAGCTACCTTAATAGATTTTTATAGGATGCCTAGTGTATGGAAATCTTGGGCGTATTCCTCTTCTTTGTGgaattcttttttattctttaccATTAATAAGTATAACttctatcaaaataataatcttCTAATTGGGACGGTTAAGTAATTTTAGTGTCAAATATGTTACCTATATAGTTATGCTGTTATTTGCCACCATCAGTGAATCAGGTTTCTAGTAACTCTGACTAAATTCTGAGGTTTTCTTTCAAGTATCTGCTTCACAATCATATATGTTCCAGaacttgtttttatttatcatcCATTGCATTCCAAAATTgttctcaattttttattttatactatgATAGTTTTCCAGTGTCTTTTACGTCTTGTCTAGAAATTTTTCAATCCATGGAATCTTATTGGCTATCTTTATCAATGGTGGAAATGAAGCATTTATTTCATTGAAATTTTGGAAATATGTTCAAATCTGATTTTAGCTCCTCCTATCTTATCTACTCTACTATTAGTTGCTATGAATTATCACTTTTCTTCTTTTCATTTCTCAACTGCCAGTATCTTATAAATACATGCCTTTTTCTGTTGCAGATATTAGTATCTTGCTTTGTTAAAACTTCACATTCTGAAGAGTACCTCCGTGTTAAGGTGAGACTAGGTTGCTAATAGAAAATTGGCAATTGCAGTTACATAAAGTGTGATGGTGTAGTATAATAATGCCTCTATTACTAACGCAGTTCTTTCAACTTAATTGTCTTAGTAGCATTCTCAATTCCTCACCcatatttatgtttaaaaacCAAATTTTAAGGTTcctttaactatttttatttccGAGAAAAACTTTAAACTGATTTTTAAACTATTCTCTTCATTCACTCTTTGTAGTCAGAATTTGCAGAATGAGTGTTCCACATGATGGATGTTTTCAgcttattatatattgtttcaTTGGTGTTCTCAGCTTATGAGAATCTTGCCCGTTCGGACAATATCTTGACCCTACTCTTCAATTTACCAATTTGTCTCTGTCAAGCATTTCATCATGAAATATcattatgatttaatttatattctttttataatCAATTCATTTTGTTTGGTTAACTGTTGAGTGGCTCACTTCACTTTGAGTGATAATTATCATTTGATAAAACAGGAGGCCATTCTCTTGGATCTTCTTAGAGTGATTAGTCACCATGGAGCTCGGCTAGCGACACCCATCCGCACAATTCAGAAGATGTACAGTGACTCTGATTTAGAAATCGATCCATTTGATGACGCCATTTTTGCTCGTTCCGCAGCAAAGAGAAATCTCTCTTTCCCAGTGATAGATCTACCTTATAAAGTTAAGCCTTCGACTCAATCGACAATTGTAAACGATGAGAAAGATGCCAAGATTCATGAAACCTTGGTATCTGAGATCAAAGTAGATGGTGAAAAAGT from Cicer arietinum cultivar CDC Frontier isolate Library 1 chromosome 5, Cicar.CDCFrontier_v2.0, whole genome shotgun sequence carries:
- the LOC101510717 gene encoding mechanosensitive ion channel protein 3, chloroplastic-like isoform X1 translates to MLHDVLLHFNSTMAYSGSIRFSHDVRLYSTHGSCTFCHRLNSSALVFSRLHSQLKPVPSRCNILLCRSALVPAGGCEASLMKVATVSLSRSCNAISGRPIVLQLIPALGIIGFAIFGLEPLLRLCRAQFLQEWTDKSWKKSNSRYIMTSYFQPLLLWTGVMLICRGFDPLVLQSETSPIIKQRLLSFVRSLSTVLTFAYCSSSFVRQAQKFCTETNDSSNERNISIDLIGKTVYTAIWVASVSLFMELLGLSTQKWLTAGGLGTVLLSLAGREIFTNFLSSLMIHATRPFVVNERIKTKIKGYEVSGKVEHVGWWSPTVVRGADCEAVHIPNHNLSVNVVRNLSKKSHWRIKTHLAISHFDANKINSIVADMRKVLAKNPLVEQRKLHRRVFLEDINPENQALMILVSCFVKTSHSEEYLRVKEAILLDLLRVISHHGARLATPIRTIQKMYSDSDLEIDPFDDAIFARSAAKRNLSFPVIDLPYKVKPSTQSTIVNDEKDAKIHETLVSEIKVDGEKVAVTWTPSSSVKSQDKLKSTSEAKTKNVDSDNSVQKGSKSATIPQTLLSSNESSPSKQDEEK
- the LOC101510717 gene encoding mechanosensitive ion channel protein 3, chloroplastic-like isoform X2 — its product is MTSYFTSIQQWHILDQFDSLTTLGYTVLMEAVLFVILHSQLKPVPSRCNILLCRSALVPAGGCEASLMKVATVSLSRSCNAISGRPIVLQLIPALGIIGFAIFGLEPLLRLCRAQFLQEWTDKSWKKSNSRYIMTSYFQPLLLWTGVMLICRGFDPLVLQSETSPIIKQRLLSFVRSLSTVLTFAYCSSSFVRQAQKFCTETNDSSNERNISIDLIGKTVYTAIWVASVSLFMELLGLSTQKWLTAGGLGTVLLSLAGREIFTNFLSSLMIHATRPFVVNERIKTKIKGYEVSGKVEHVGWWSPTVVRGADCEAVHIPNHNLSVNVVRNLSKKSHWRIKTHLAISHFDANKINSIVADMRKVLAKNPLVEQRKLHRRVFLEDINPENQALMILVSCFVKTSHSEEYLRVKEAILLDLLRVISHHGARLATPIRTIQKMYSDSDLEIDPFDDAIFARSAAKRNLSFPVIDLPYKVKPSTQSTIVNDEKDAKIHETLVSEIKVDGEKVAVTWTPSSSVKSQDKLKSTSEAKTKNVDSDNSVQKGSKSATIPQTLLSSNESSPSKQDEEK